The Rhodamnia argentea isolate NSW1041297 chromosome 7, ASM2092103v1, whole genome shotgun sequence genome contains the following window.
CATGTGAGAATAATTTTCTGCATCAAAGATGGGCAAGGAGTCGGTACATGAAGAAGAATATTCAGCCAAGAGTTGGGCATAATTTGTGGACACACTCACCGACTGATCTTTGTTGCCAGTGAGTGACTATTTACCAAAGAAGCAAAGCTGATTCACAAGCACAGTGATAACAGAATGACCATTCCTACAATATTGGTGAACTAAGTCGATATTGCGCTTTTCTTATCTTCTCTGACAATAATCTGTTTGCAGCTAATTGGCCAGTCAAAAAAGTCTATTTTTATCACTTTGGTCCTCGTGAAACACAGACAGTTACAGGATAAGAAGAACAACTAATAATTTCCAAATCTTTCCACACAGTAAAACATTGTTTGGTAGAAAGCCGTGTACCTCTCTTGAAGAAGTGCCTTGCATGGGAGCAACCGATGCCATCTGCCATATTCTATAACAAGGTGATGTCAGTGACTATTCCCCATGTCCGTCCAATTTCCTAACATTCTGGTCATCTACTGGCCAGAATCTAGCATCAGCTAATGCATGGAGCCAAAAGCCTAAATATCTAAGTAACTCTTTACTCGCCGGCTTATGGTGACATGTCCCGTGTCTATCCTACAAGACAGGCGTTTTTCTTGCCGGATTGCATCATACCGGcctttaaaaatttgatgttcgcattgtcgtctttcttcttGAAATTCGTGTCGCCTTGTGGAACGTAATCTTTGCAATAAATTGTACTTTTGGCTAGTAGTGTTCAAAATCTTCTGTTTAATAGATGATAAATTCTGAAGATTGATATCAATCATTGATATGGATTTTACAGGCTCAATTCCGGCATAgtcgagcttgagcttgagcttgaggaCGAGCAAATAAAGCAGCTCAAGCTGCTATATCAGGGAATGGCTGAGCATCTTCTCAGCTGAAACAATTCAAGCACCCTCAAGAAACCACACAGTGAAAAAACAAGTACTTGTCTAAATGTTGAgatttccgataaaaaaaaaatgttgattgcaatTTTACAGGATAAACCCAAAACGCTATTGCTTGAATTGAAAGGTTAGAACAGTTTTTTTCCCCAACCAAGAACATCACTATCAAATCCTAGGTGGCAAAACCAAACTTGGGGAAGCTTATGATCCAATCCACAATCATCACACCACGACAAGCACCTCAAACCATTCACTCAGCAGATGAAAAAGAACGAGGCGGAAAAGAAAGCCCGAAAAGTCATGCAAAACGAGAGTTGAAGCCACAAGATAGCGATCATTTGATACATACCCTTGGCCATCGAGATCCCCCGGCTTGCCGTATGCGCCGTCGTCGGGCGCGCCAGTCTGCCACACGCTCTGCCACGCCTGCGACGGCGGAGGAGGCTGCGCGTAGACTCCTTCGGCGGGGTCGAGGGCGGGGCGCCCGATCATCATCCCCGGTGCGGCGGGCTGCCCCATCGGAGGGTAATAGAAGGGGACCCCGCTCGCCGGCGGCCCAACCACGGCGGCGCCGAGGCAGGCAGCCTCGTCCTTGAGCTCGTCACGGGGAACGATGTCGACGAGGAAGTCGAAGATGTCGGTGCGGGTGATGGCGGCGGCGATGTCGTTCTTTTGGAGGGTGCGGCGCTTGTTCTCCTCGGCGTGGAGCCAGGAGCGGATGGTGAGCTCGAGTATGAAGAGCTCGCAGGCCTTGGCGAAGAGGATGGGAGCCTCAGCGGAGATCATGCGCACGTCCTCGTCGGCCTTCATAATCTTCTTGATCCGGGCCAGAGGGAGCTGGTGGTTCTTGAAGTCATTGGCTTGCTCGATCTCTTGCCTCTGGTAAGACCAGAACAtctgcagctgctgctgctgctgctgctgcagcagcTGGTGAAACGGTGCCGCTGGTAGGGCTCCGGCGGCCGCTTGCTGCGGAGGAGGTGGCGGGTAGGGGGCGGGCTGGGATTGCTGCTGGGCGTTGTCCAtcggaggtggaggtggaggtggaggtggtggtggtggaggttgGAGGAGGTTTtttattacaaattattttttgaggGATTTGATTTGATCGTGAAGATGGAGGGGGAGAGATGGGGATAAGGAACGAATCCAGCGGTGGTGGCTGATTCTCCCACTGGACCTGGGGCacactttgttcttttttaatttatttagccctcccctacttttttttttcttttaattttttaacaagtAATGtgaagaaaaatggacaaataaATTTGCAAATAAGAGTATTAGAATTGTCGCTTGAgtttgatattattttaaatgaagatttgaagtattatctttattttttaaaaaaggcttGACTGAggatattttcgtatttttttttcatttttcttttttttcctcttccttccaCGGCCATTGCCCAACTCAGGTGAGGGCCTCCCTTGCCAGCCCTGGCCAGACAGCAAATGTTTACTTGAGTCTCAAATCTGTCCCCTTTGACTCTCCATCCAAAATTTCTCGCGAACAATCGAAAGATGGAAAACTCACAAGCGTGAGTTGTTCAAGTATCCCGAGCTGAGCCTAGTTATCAGAGATGGAAGACTCCCGAGCACAAGAGATTGAAGATGGAACACAAAATCGAAGATCATTGAATGAGATGGAAGGGACACTCTTAAGAGTAAGAGTAATTGAAGAAAGCCAACCTCCTTTACCCAAATTTGAATGTTATTTCTGCTGATATGGAAATTCATCTCCAAAAGATGTGaaaatgccatgtaggattGCTTAGAGTGATTTTGAACAAAGGGTTAATAGAGGCAGATGAAGGACTCGAGTAAATTTTGGTGATTTTTAtaaggcaaaaaaaagttgagagTATAACTGGACCAAACCTAAAGttgttgattttttatgagataaaaaaggtTTTTGCTAGAAGTGGGACCAGATctaagtttagatttttttttttttttagggtgtTAGGCCCAGTCTAAACCCATTTACCGAACATAGCCAACCAATTTAATGACACGAAATATGTTTTAAGAAATGGATCAATAATTCATTTTGACATATTTACTTTTAGGATCGAATTCGGTCATTTTAGCATAAGGTTGAATTGGTTTATATAAGAATTCTTCGTATTTTTCCTCTTACAATGCAAagccaaaatatttatttaccTACTCTTCAATGCAAAACTTATACAACTAGCTTCAATGTTTATTTACATACCATTCATTACTACATACAAATCACTCGATTCATTGTCACGGTTACGTTACGTTGAGCGTTGATAATACAAAACCTTACCTTGATATAATGTATATATCATGTCATGTCTATTGATAAAATTTGACGATTCCAAGAGCACAATTGGTGCGTTCGAGAACACTTCTGAggaaaacttttgaaaaaatgcaaaaaacttTAGgtgaaaaagattttttttttcaaaatgcaaatattatttgataaaatataatttaagaaAACATTGGGAAGTAGTTGTGATTAAATGCCTTTTGGAAAAAACTACATTTTATAGAAGGCTTTTGTTAGTTTTGCTCTTTTTAATTAGCAAACCTTTATCGACAAAACTCAACCACCAACCAGGCTCGCTTGAGATCGTTGTCGCTTGGGTTTGCGGACCCAAGCGATGTGGCTCGGGGTTAGACAACCTCAAGCGTCGCCCGGGATCGCACTATCTTAAGCGAGGTTTGTTGTCACCGGACTAACATGGCTCCTTGCCGGTGAAGTTACGGATGTGGggatattttcgaaattataaaGTTTAGCGATAACAAAGTAGAAAAAAATGTATTTCCATTCCGAAAATGCTCAAAGCACCTCGGGATTTGCCTTGGACCAAAGGACTTGAAGGACTTTGAGAGCGCAATTGCAACTCCCCCAAAACTCtccaaaaaatttgtcaaatagtGCCTTTCTACAAAAGCTTTTAGTTTTGGAGCCTAAGGGCTTTGGAAAAGTAGTTCCCACACGCACCAAATCTCTCCGCCACATCAATGCAAAgcgaaaatttataattttgagTCTAAGCAGAAAAAGTGGTGATTTCCAGActctgcacaaaaaaaaaaaaaaaactgtaggGCTCCGCTTCGAAGGTTCGAATCCCACTTCCGAGGCTTTCATTGCTTTATAACATTGACTAATATTTCAGAAGTGTGGCCGATTGTTCAAATTCAACCACCAAAACCCAAAGCACATGGCAAGAAATGGTGATGAAGCTAAGTCCAAAGTTTCGACTTTCGATTGCTACATCTCATAAGAGAGAACCATTGTTTCGGAACGAGTCCGGTGTGCAATTGCTCTCGTCGTCTCGAAAGATAAACCTTTCTCAGGAAGAAAAATTGTCCCAGCTTGGAGGCAACATGAAGTAACGCTAAGAAATGGTATTTTGCTTGGTGAAGGTCTGTTTCCCAACCCCTTTGACTTGCTCGAGCAAAACCGAAAGCACTGAGGTCATACATAAAGCACACAGCTGAAGCTTGTGCCAGTTTCAGAtgtttttgtttcctctttcacATGGCTGCCCAACCTGCTTTGTCTTTGGCTACCCGAGACATCCATTCAAGGTGTTGACAGATAACCAAACTTACATTGGTTCTCATTGTCTTATCACCGAGTGGCCTAGAGCGCTAGGCATTTTATCATCAGACCGGGTTCACCTCACCTGACCTTGCTAAGGGTGGTGAGTAACAATTCTGAGAAAGTGCTCtcagaaaatgattttaagTGGCAGATGGGAGATCATAGAGCAATCTAGTTTGCATACTCAAAATGGTTCTGCAATTTTTATCGAACTCCTGCAAGTGCTCAATCAATCTGCAATTCTGGATGAACTTCCGAAGGCGGATATGGAAACATGAAACACTAGTCTACCTTTTCCCACTTTAATTAGAGAACAAGTTCGGAGAAGCAGTTGTTGCCGTCCTGTGGTCCATGGCAAGTTAAAGCAGATAATCGTCTAGCATGGAAAAACCATTTTCGAAAAACCGAACCTATGAAGCCAGCtttcattttttaatcttttttttttccgggccATTCTAATTCACTGATTCCTCAAGCATAGATATCCCTAAGTTTCCTATATAGACTGTTCTATCGGACATGTGAACACCCCCAACAGTTGTATCTAACTGTGGATAGAAGACCTTGTAGCGAGGGATGACCGCATATCAACAATAGCAGACTCATCCGCACCCAACTTGATGGCCTCTTTGCTTGCTCTCATGAACCGAGAAATGGCGCCATTCACGTACTCATTGGCCTCCTTCACGCTCATCTTCTTGCCCATCTCATCTGGGAAGCTGCTCAAGAAGTGGTCCCCTTTAAGAACAGCCGCTAACTGCACAAGTTCACTCTGAAACTCAGATAGCCCGCCGCTTTCCTTTGCTTCTGAATTCCTCAAAGGCGTCACATCAGGCAATGTCTCTGCGTAGAAGTCCAGAAGTTACCAGATGACATCAGACCCGACATGTAATAATTTAGCAGCATGTTAAACACTTGCTGATTGTGACCAGTGATTACTTAGTTCTCCATTACCTGGGCAGTTAAATCTTGGGGAGGTCAATTCTCCTACAACCTCTTCAAACGTGCCAGCCCATGCATCTCTGTGAGTCAAGAAGTTGGAGGTGaggttgaaaattttctttatcgTTGCAGGAATTGAAGAATGCTCGAACTCTGAATTTGGAGCTGGTCCCTTTGGACCGCTTATCACTGCAATTATCACCAATCCAAATATGTAAAGATCAATACTTGCCTGAGGCACATAGAGTTCCTAAAACAAAACAGAGCCATTTGTTAGCAAATAGCAACCAAGCCACTAGTATTGCCACCCAACTATAGTAGCTTTCTACTGTCAaaagcaaattatcaaaattggcCTCAAGTCAGTAACACCCTTCTCAAAATAATTCTTATTGATCTCCATTCTAAGGATGACTAGTTCAATAATGCCATAGAATATTTGGCTCAAATAAAGAATGTGTGATCCCTGCAGTCGTGGCTAATAGGCAAAAACTCAGTAACTGATTCAATAAGCAGGCAATGAAATGATTGTGTTTGAAAACATTTCTTCTGTCACATAGTTCGAGCTTCAACAGCACCACGAAAAGGCTACTGCAGAAACCAAGGAAAAAGGGAATTGCGCTTACCAGTTCCTTTCTTGATCCAAGGAGACACCATGACCGTGGGCACTCGAACCCCGAGGCGGTCGAACTTGAAGAAATATGGAGAGGGGCCAGTGTTCCCATCCGGATTAGGCACATTGATATATGGAGTCTCGACATGGTCATAGAATCCACCGTGCTCATCATAGGTGATGATCAAGAGTGTCTCATTCCACTGGGGGCTTCCTCTTAGTGTCTCATAGACCTCCTTAATAAGCTTTTGCCCATTGGCCACATCATGAGAAGGGTGATCATCGTTAGCCGGCATACCCTTGAGATCGAAGTACCGAGGCTCGATGACGGTCAGGCTGGGCAACTTCCCATCTCTAGCATCTCTCTTGAACTTCAAATCATACTGATGAAACTTGAAGATATACTTCAATTTCCTCAAGTTCCTATAGAACAGCGTGTTGGGTATGTTTTGGTAATAAATCCCAAAGTTCATGCCGTTCTCGTGGAGAGAATCAAAGATGGTCTTCTGAGGAAACCCTTTGGCAAGTAGTTTCTTGACATTGCTGGTGGAGCCATGAGAGGTGGCGGAGTAGACAAAGAGCCTGTTGGGTTGGGTCGGGCCAGGAATCGACGAGAACCACCGATCGAACACCGCAAATTCACTCACCAGAGCGGCATAAACGGGCACAGACTCAGGCCTGAAGCCTTTCATCACAGTTTCCGAGAGGTTCTGCGACATGCTCAGCGCTTGCTCCACAAAGCCTGTCATGGTAGGAACTGTGCCGGACCCGAACACCTGTTGCTGCACAGCTTCGAACGAGTGGCCCGGATCGGGATCGACGAACTCGGCGTCGTCCGTGAAGCAGATCATTTCCGGGTCAGTTTTGTTGGTCGAGACCGGATTGCACTCGCGCCCGGTGACGCCATTGATGTTAGGATTGATGGTTCTTTTCATCCATCCGAGCATGTGATCGAAGGACCTGTTCTCCAGCACCAACACCACGATTGTCTTGATGGGTTGTCCTTGTTGGGCCAAGGAGAGACGTGAAAGAGCGATACATAGGACAAGAATTGAAGGAAACAGAGGAAGTGGCCTCGTCTTCGTACGATTTCTCATAGCCGCTATGCTGGCAAAAAGCGAAAGACATACCAGAGTGAGAAACGATACGAAAGAAGATGATTTTGGCAAATGGGTTTGTCTAGATTTATGCGAGATCGGCTTTTTTCTAATTAGCTTTTTTGGCCTTGTGAGGGAATGAACTGATAGTGGAGCTTTATTTCGAGTGTGTGAGTAATAAAGTTGGTAGAGAATCTTGGTTATGTTATAATAAAGCTGTCCTGACCTCATTCCATCTGGCTTTGGTGGGGGTTGTGACGTGACATGTTCATTCCTGATTTCACTCGCAGAGAAGAGGCGGCAACTGCATTTGTTTTATGGTGCGAAGAGTGCGGAAGAGGAGGAACTTCTGGTCTCTTTCTGCTCATAACATGCGTCTTTTTTTAGTGGGACAACAGAAAAACCTGTAGCGTTATCGTGTGGTAGTGGGTGCGGTCACTCGAAATGAATATGGTCAACACTCGCTTGTTTTTCGACGATTCAGTTTCGACGGGGGAGACTCTGGTATCATCTTTTGGCTCTCGAAAGATTTGGGTCCCGATCTTTTTGGtttcattgtttttcttcttccctccgTGTGTTCTAAGAGAACACTCGATTTTTAGACGGTAAAAGTATAATTTCGAATGGGTTTCTAAGCCCTGTTTAAAGGTACGgtgggaaaaggagaaaagaaacaaagagagagagagaagccgaAACCCAAAAGGAGTCACGGTGCCAATATTTACGCACTTCAAATCGGGCTGAGTTCTTCTTTGTGGGGGTCCCGCTCACCGACAACGACGAACCAGAATGGAAATGAGATCGGTTGTTGGACCGAACCCACGTGATGATACGGGCCTCCAGGCCCAGATCATGGGGTCGGCATTTCACCCACATGGCTTCCGTGCTCGGTTGGTGTCTGCGCCAATGTACAGGAGACTCTTGAATCTTGCCAGGACAGGAAACAAATCCTCCGCAGCAACGCCGGAACAATCCAATTCATCAATTTTCCCGGTCATTCCACCGGCAGGGTGGGGCGCGGTGGGATGGAATGGGGTTGAGGTTGGGATGTTTAGACGCAGATTGCAAGTTTAAACCTGCGTACAAGTggtctttctttcttccctttgccTTTATCCACACATTAAAACACATGATCATCGCAAGATGGGATTGGATTAGTCTTACTGATGGTATCCTTAGCCCGGCACAGGTTGCACGGTCATTAATTCTCGTGGTTTGTCAAATATAAAGATGATAGACAAAGCAGTGTTAAATATCCAATGTCCCCAAAATTCTTGCAGGGTATAGTCAAATTGATTGCAAACAAAGCAAAGATTGTTTACACAGTCCTGTGGCAGTCACCCACCAGGGCCACCACACCACATACAATACTGCCTAAACCCAAGAAGCAAAAAATCAATTACTATTCATTTTCGAACCAGCAggcctccattttttttctactgACACAAAATATCGACCAGCCAAACCATTCCTGGAGTTCAGGAACTGCAAAACCTGGGGAAACAAATGTGTCATAGCACAACCTTACAACTACAGCAAGTGCCAAGAACTTTTCTTCCCCTTCTGCTTAGAGTCCCCGGAGTATATATGATTAAGAGCTATAATACCGCCCAAGAATTAATGTCGGGATTTCGCCTTTCGTTTGCCACTTCCGCAGGTTCCTTGCAATTGGGAATCTATGTAGAAATTTAGTTACCAGCTCTTTTCAAGTATGCCAACACTCCCAACCCAGCAACAAGAGCAGCCCCAGCTGCAACGGCACTGTATGCAGAAGCCCAAGCATCTGCTTGAGCGTAAGCCATGTCACCACCACTCGCACCTCTACTTCGCTTGGCTGTTCCCGAATAATCTAGATGCAATCTTAAACCCTACAACAGGACAGAATAAACGATCAAACTCTATGGTGCCCTAATTTGAATAACCATCTGATCAGACTATGACAAGTGTTCCACCAAAAGATGTTAGTTAAATGGCATATAtataggaagagagagaggattgcCATTAATGAGTGAAGACAGTTTGCAGAGTGTTCTGGTGCTCCAGATAAAATGGTCGATCGATAATTTTTTAGAGTAGAAGGAACTGATATGCAAAGCAGCTGACCTTCCAACCAGCTGACCTTGCATGGTCAACTGCAGCCACGAGATCACCGTCTGATGCAAGGACGACCTTATCATGGTCTTCATCTTCATACTGCCAATGGGCcatgaattagcaaaaaatgaCACAGAAATTAAAGGTAGAGATGACATGGAAATCGGCAAAATTGCCACACTGGACATACCAGAATCTGAGGTAGATTGTTTCTGTCAATGTCCTCACCTACTCTTTGGACAATTGATGTTATAACATCTGTCATGCTTTGAGTATCTGATCTCAAACAACAACATGAAACAAAGGGAAAAGTCAATTGAACACAGCCCAAAGTCTTAATATCGGGAGAAAAGTTTTGCATTAGAACGTTCATCACTGATGGAAATTAGTAAATCCTGGAAGTATGCATCCTCTTGAATGTCTCAAGTGTATAAAGACTCCCAAAAGTCAGTACTCACAATTTCATAAAAGTCCGCAATAGTAACTAGAGCTATCTGACTGAAGACAATACTTAAGACAACAGTGAAAAGCATTTCTCctaaaatgacataaatatgCTGCATTAAACTTTTTGTTGAAGAAAAAATCAGGCAGCTCAATGTCATCAGGGATTTTCCCATATACACCAGGACTATCACttcaaaataatttatgatgGTTAAAATTTCACGGCGTGTACTTCGTCTAAACCAATAGGACGCACCATCATATGGATTAATGGCAAATACACCACATTAATGAAAAAGAAGGCAAAATCGCAGTAATTTCTTACGAAAGCTAAGTTCATAAGCAAGATGGAAGAATTTACCACAAGAAAATCTATGCATCCGCCCCTTCTTATCTTCAATCTTGAAGGCAAATGAATTTGGTTGGCTTGATGAATAGGATAATGATCTCCCAGCATCTCCTCCATCGGAAGTTAACTTCATGGAACCTTCACTGAGAAGTCACTAGGTGGGGTAAGTAAACAACAGTTGCAAAAGCAGGCCATAGAAACTTCCCCGTGAAAAAGAATCTCGTCATGAAAATCGGGCCTATCATATTACCTTCTagtttcttcatcatcatctgtTGGACTAGCAGCCATAGCAGTATCCCAAAATTTCTGCATCATTGTGCTTGCGGCCTCATTATTGATTCCAGCAGAGCTTCCAACCTAGTCAAGAAGACAAaagctttaaaatttgaaagacTAGTAAGTAGTAAACAGAAAGTGGAATAAGCCTTGTGAAAGATCttagcaaaaggaaaaggacacATCAAAGAGAAGGGGCCATTTTCTCAGGATTCTTCAGTCTGATTCCAACACAAAACAAATGACCAATTAAAAGCCCCAACACTGTACATGATGCTTATCAGGGAGTACAAATTCTAACCAATGAAGTTCTACAGAATAGCAACCCACTGAAAGAGAAATCCTAAAGCCGAGAAGTTGCAGTAGATAAAAGTAATATGGCATACTGCAACCTGATTACCAGTGCATTGCAGGCCCAAGCAACATCAAGAGGTACATTAAAGCCATGAAAAACCATCAAATATCAAGCTGTTCTACTTCTCAATGAAACTTAAAAGCAACACAAATAAACTTGACAACCTATGAAAATGTATTTGCTTTTCGAAGATCGTAAGGGAAGAAAAAGTTATTATTCATCTAACCCGAGCAAGGCTTGATGCAAAAGGCAAGAAGCGAACACCCTAGCTAGAAATTCAACTCACAGTGGCAACAGCAGCATGAGTTATGTGAATGACATCCACCACGGCGACAATATTTCCATCTGTTCCAATCAATCATTTTCATTAGAAATTATGACTTATCCACCTAAACCGACAAGCAACTGCTGACTCCTAATTCAATGTCACTCACCTCTGTCTACCACTGGAAGGTGTAAAAATTTTCCATCGTGCATGGTGTGCAAAGCATCAACAATAGGAGTGTCAACCGATGCGCATTCCGGATTTGGAGTCATGACCTGCAATAAAAAAGGTATACTATAACAGCAGTTAAGCACATATGAGTCCCAACACATATCAATTTACATCATAGAGAACAGGTCTCAAATAGATGACAAACTTAATTAGTCAAATCGTTTGAGAATGCACTCTCACATCTCAACAAAACAAATACCTTCTCCACAGGAGTGGAATCTGGAGGAAGACTTTGAGCTATTACTCGCATCAATATATCTTTTGAACTGAAAGAAACACAAAATTTATTCCCGTAAGAATCATCATTGTGTTGGAGATATTACAAGATAACTCTTCAATCGAACTGAAGCATAAGTTT
Protein-coding sequences here:
- the LOC115749609 gene encoding non-specific phospholipase C6, which encodes MRNRTKTRPLPLFPSILVLCIALSRLSLAQQGQPIKTIVVLVLENRSFDHMLGWMKRTINPNINGVTGRECNPVSTNKTDPEMICFTDDAEFVDPDPGHSFEAVQQQVFGSGTVPTMTGFVEQALSMSQNLSETVMKGFRPESVPVYAALVSEFAVFDRWFSSIPGPTQPNRLFVYSATSHGSTSNVKKLLAKGFPQKTIFDSLHENGMNFGIYYQNIPNTLFYRNLRKLKYIFKFHQYDLKFKRDARDGKLPSLTVIEPRYFDLKGMPANDDHPSHDVANGQKLIKEVYETLRGSPQWNETLLIITYDEHGGFYDHVETPYINVPNPDGNTGPSPYFFKFDRLGVRVPTVMVSPWIKKGTVISGPKGPAPNSEFEHSSIPATIKKIFNLTSNFLTHRDAWAGTFEEVVGELTSPRFNCPETLPDVTPLRNSEAKESGGLSEFQSELVQLAAVLKGDHFLSSFPDEMGKKMSVKEANEYVNGAISRFMRASKEAIKLGADESAIVDMRSSLATRSSIHS
- the LOC115749571 gene encoding nuclear transcription factor Y subunit C-1 isoform X1, whose amino-acid sequence is MDNAQQQSQPAPYPPPPPQQAAAGALPAAPFHQLLQQQQQQQLQMFWSYQRQEIEQANDFKNHQLPLARIKKIMKADEDVRMISAEAPILFAKACELFILELTIRSWLHAEENKRRTLQKNDIAAAITRTDIFDFLVDIVPRDELKDEAACLGAAVVGPPASGVPFYYPPMGQPAAPGMMIGRPALDPAEGVYAQPPPPSQAWQSVWQTGAPDDGAYGKPGDLDGQGNRMAAMTQITL
- the LOC115749571 gene encoding nuclear transcription factor Y subunit C-1 isoform X3 translates to MDNAQQQSQPAPYPPPPPQQAAAGALPAAPFHQLLQQQQQQQLQMFWSYQRQEIEQANDFKNHQLPLARIKKIMKADEDVRMISAEAPILFAKACELFILELTIRSWLHAEENKRRTLQKNDIAAAITRTDIFDFLVDIVPRDELKDEAACLGAAVVGPPASGVPFYYPPMGQPAAPGMMIGRPALDPAEGVYAQPPPPSQAWQSVWQTGAPDDGAYGKPGDLDGQG
- the LOC115749568 gene encoding CBS domain-containing protein CBSCBSPB5-like, producing MASQSGSSRRSLSLSNSSKGKKKASENGGGGGFDASRKSLSSSRSMGLTGERTVKRLRLSKALTVPESTSLFEACRRMAARRVDALLLTDSNALLCGILTDKDITTRVIARELNLEETPVSKVMTRNPTFVLSDTLAVEALQKMVQGKFRHLPVVENGEVIALLDIAKCLYDAIARMERAAEKGKAIAAAVEGVEKNWGTSISGPNTFIETLRERMFRPSLSTIISENSKLVTVSPTDTVLEAAKKMVESRLNSAVVTVENKPRGILTSKDILMRVIAQSLPPDSTPVEKVMTPNPECASVDTPIVDALHTMHDGKFLHLPVVDRDGNIVAVVDVIHITHAAVATVGSSAGINNEAASTMMQKFWDTAMAASPTDDDEETRSEGSMKLTSDGGDAGRSLSYSSSQPNSFAFKIEDKKGRMHRFSCDTQSMTDVITSIVQRVGEDIDRNNLPQILYEDEDHDKVVLASDGDLVAAVDHARSAGWKGLRLHLDYSGTAKRSRGASGGDMAYAQADAWASAYSAVAAGAALVAGLGVLAYLKRAGN
- the LOC115749571 gene encoding nuclear transcription factor Y subunit C-1 isoform X2 codes for the protein MDNAQQQSQPAPYPPPPPQQAAAGALPAAPFHQLLQQQQQQQLQMFWSYQRQEIEQANDFKNHQLPLARIKKIMKADEDVRMISAEAPILFAKACELFILELTIRSWLHAEENKRRTLQKNDIAAAITRTDIFDFLVDIVPRDELKDEAACLGAAVVGPPASGVPFYYPPMGQPAAPGMMIGRPALDPAEGVYAQPPPPSQAWQSVWQTGAPDDGAYGKPGDLDGQGY